One genomic window of Mucilaginibacter sp. SJ includes the following:
- a CDS encoding site-specific integrase, whose translation MKTNFSLLFYLKKPKNYQAGLVPIYLRITVNGKRSETTTGRECEPSLWNSIAGRLKGTKEDTKSFNAYLDTLKKQVYEAHSQLTEAKSSITAETLRDRLLGKSEKTRMLIDVFKDHNKKIATLVGKEYASGTSIRYQTSLKHTQEYLQWQYKVSDIDIKKIDHDFIANYEFYLRSERNCANNSAFKYIKNFKKIVGICLSSGWLDKDPFINYKIRIKQVDRFFLNGDDLQAIADKVFSTERLNQVRDIFLFCCFTGLAYADVNKLKRNEIVKGLDGEMWIFTKRKKTDTPSRIPLLPSALTLLDKYADHPVCSNLGKALPVSTNQKMNAYLKEIAGICGIDKPLTFHIARHTFATTVTLSNGVPIESVSKMLGHTNIKTTQHYAKILDLKVSQDMAAIRQKYAAI comes from the coding sequence ATGAAAACTAATTTCAGCTTGCTTTTTTATTTAAAAAAGCCAAAAAACTATCAAGCCGGCCTGGTGCCGATTTATCTACGTATTACCGTAAACGGTAAACGTTCCGAAACTACCACAGGGCGGGAATGTGAGCCAAGTCTGTGGAACAGCATTGCGGGAAGATTAAAAGGGACTAAGGAGGACACTAAATCTTTTAATGCCTACTTAGACACTTTGAAAAAACAAGTGTACGAGGCGCACAGTCAACTGACCGAAGCAAAAAGCAGTATTACCGCTGAAACTCTTAGAGATAGGCTATTGGGTAAAAGCGAAAAAACAAGAATGCTTATAGACGTATTTAAAGACCACAACAAGAAAATTGCCACTTTAGTTGGTAAAGAGTATGCCTCAGGTACTTCAATTCGCTATCAAACCTCACTAAAACACACACAAGAATATTTGCAGTGGCAATACAAAGTGTCGGATATAGATATTAAAAAAATCGACCATGATTTTATTGCCAATTACGAGTTTTATCTCCGTTCAGAACGCAATTGCGCTAATAACTCTGCTTTTAAATACATAAAGAATTTCAAAAAAATCGTTGGTATTTGCTTATCAAGCGGGTGGTTAGACAAAGACCCATTTATCAATTACAAAATAAGGATTAAGCAGGTTGACAGGTTTTTTCTGAATGGAGATGATTTGCAAGCTATAGCCGACAAAGTATTTTCAACAGAGCGATTAAACCAGGTAAGAGATATTTTTTTATTTTGCTGTTTTACGGGTTTAGCTTATGCTGATGTAAACAAGCTTAAACGCAACGAAATTGTCAAAGGTCTGGATGGAGAAATGTGGATATTCACAAAACGTAAAAAAACAGACACCCCAAGCCGTATTCCATTATTACCATCTGCCTTAACTCTACTTGATAAATACGCAGATCATCCAGTTTGCAGTAATTTAGGTAAAGCCCTTCCAGTAAGTACCAATCAAAAAATGAATGCTTATTTAAAAGAAATAGCAGGGATTTGTGGCATAGATAAACCTTTGACTTTTCATATTGCCCGACATACTTTTGCCACTACCGTTACACTATCCAACGGTGTACCTATAGAGAGCGTAAGCAAAATGCTAGGTCATACCAATATTAAAACTACACAGCACTACGCAAAAATATTGGATTTAAAAGTTAGCCAGGACATGGCCGCCATTAGACAGAAATACGCCGCAATTTAA
- a CDS encoding relaxase/mobilization nuclease domain-containing protein, with amino-acid sequence MMGKIPKPGKSFAGCVRYNVQKKDAEILYADGVRADQVNHTIADFNMQRKLNPDLGNAVGHIALSWSPNDAGKLNNDLMINIANEYLYKMKILDTQVLMVRHKDRDHPHLHIVYNRVNNQGQTISDKFQWKLNIKVAKALTLKHDMYLSKGKEQVNRQQLKGIDKVKYELYDAIKIASQKVNNMDELQQQLQKQGIGMLYKYKSGSREIQGVSFGKDDYKFKGSEIDRSLSYGKLSHSIEQRAIQQQEQKLRQRQFVGQLRGAVRSYHQGEAMSKGPTFHRDNNSILSILLEPQFSVQVSTDEDAYRRKKRKKGKGPGHDQDYRISR; translated from the coding sequence ATGATGGGGAAAATTCCTAAACCGGGTAAAAGTTTTGCAGGTTGTGTAAGGTACAATGTACAAAAGAAAGATGCAGAGATCTTGTATGCAGATGGCGTGAGGGCCGATCAGGTTAATCATACTATTGCGGACTTTAATATGCAGCGAAAGCTAAATCCTGACCTTGGAAACGCTGTCGGCCATATTGCTTTGAGCTGGAGCCCCAATGATGCAGGTAAGCTTAATAACGATCTGATGATCAATATTGCCAATGAGTACTTGTATAAAATGAAGATCCTGGATACACAAGTGTTAATGGTAAGGCACAAAGATCGGGATCATCCGCATCTGCATATCGTTTATAATCGGGTAAATAACCAAGGTCAAACCATATCCGACAAATTTCAGTGGAAATTAAACATTAAAGTAGCCAAAGCGCTGACCCTAAAGCATGATATGTACTTGTCAAAAGGCAAAGAACAAGTGAACCGCCAGCAACTCAAAGGGATAGATAAAGTGAAATATGAGCTTTATGATGCCATTAAAATAGCAAGTCAAAAAGTTAATAATATGGATGAATTGCAGCAGCAATTACAAAAACAAGGTATCGGCATGCTATATAAATACAAAAGCGGTAGTCGGGAAATACAAGGTGTCAGCTTCGGTAAGGACGATTATAAATTCAAAGGATCAGAGATCGATCGGAGTTTGAGCTATGGTAAGCTAAGCCATAGTATTGAACAACGAGCGATCCAACAACAAGAACAGAAATTAAGGCAGCGGCAATTTGTCGGACAATTACGGGGAGCCGTACGCAGTTACCATCAAGGCGAGGCAATGTCGAAAGGACCGACGTTTCATCGGGATAATAACTCGATTCTATCAATATTGTTGGAACCACAGTTCTCCGTACAGGTTTCAACAGATGAAGACGCTTACCGAAGGAAAAAACGAAAAAAAGGCAAGGGTCCTGGTCATGACCAAGATTATCGTATCAGCAGGTAG
- a CDS encoding plasmid mobilization protein has protein sequence MNTIIKEQRNTTIKSDRLRHKGGRPRLKVRREKEMKIRLTPTEEFLIKAKAREAGMRSSSWLRAAAKNAKVTTRLKPEEMQLLRMLSGLANNLNQLTKLAHANGIVSIALKCANLLSEIDIAIKYFNHDGENS, from the coding sequence ATGAACACGATTATTAAAGAACAGCGAAATACAACTATCAAATCGGACCGGCTGAGACATAAAGGCGGTCGGCCCCGATTAAAAGTCAGGCGTGAAAAAGAAATGAAAATCCGTCTAACACCAACGGAAGAGTTCCTGATTAAAGCAAAAGCCCGGGAAGCAGGTATGCGTTCGAGTAGCTGGCTCCGGGCAGCCGCTAAGAACGCAAAGGTAACGACCCGCCTGAAACCAGAAGAAATGCAATTGCTCCGAATGTTGTCAGGCTTAGCTAATAATCTCAACCAGTTAACCAAGTTAGCTCATGCTAATGGTATTGTTAGCATTGCTTTGAAATGTGCAAACCTCTTAAGTGAAATTGATATAGCGATAAAATATTTTAATCATGATGGGGAAAATTCCTAA
- a CDS encoding helix-turn-helix domain-containing protein, which translates to MEIFSTNALSQCIREAVRAELQEHFKTGGSQPQDSEKLLSKQELAAELGVSLVTLTDWMKKGLPYLRLHKRVYFKKSEVLNAMQQTIKD; encoded by the coding sequence ATGGAAATATTCAGCACAAACGCCCTAAGCCAATGCATACGTGAGGCAGTCAGGGCAGAACTACAGGAACACTTTAAAACAGGCGGCAGCCAGCCGCAGGATTCAGAAAAACTTTTATCCAAGCAGGAACTTGCCGCCGAACTCGGCGTGTCATTGGTAACGCTTACCGACTGGATGAAAAAAGGCTTACCCTATTTGCGCCTGCATAAACGGGTGTACTTCAAAAAAAGTGAGGTACTCAATGCCATGCAACAAACTATTAAAGATTAA
- a CDS encoding helix-turn-helix domain-containing protein yields MNVELVTREDLRRLEDLLKEIKQIVQPGQSQPKKWLKSSEVRKMLNISPGTLQNLRINGTLRFTKMGSIMFYKLEDINKILEENGQ; encoded by the coding sequence ATGAATGTGGAATTGGTCACAAGAGAGGATTTAAGGCGGTTGGAAGATTTATTAAAAGAGATAAAGCAGATTGTACAGCCGGGACAGAGCCAGCCTAAAAAATGGCTAAAGAGCAGCGAGGTAAGGAAGATGCTAAATATATCACCCGGCACTTTACAGAATCTACGCATAAACGGTACACTACGCTTCACTAAAATGGGCAGCATCATGTTTTACAAGTTAGAGGACATTAACAAGATTTTGGAGGAGAACGGGCAATGA
- a CDS encoding ORF6N domain-containing protein — protein MENQIIPDEVIMTKIFYIRGQKVMLDKDLAELYGTETKKLKQQVNRNLNRFPNHYMFELTKEENELLRSQNATLKKGEHSKYLPFVFTEHGILMLSNVLKSESAVKVSIRIIDVFVRLREVYAEQTEVWLAIEKIKSKLDNQDKNMEIVFRYLDELIDKKDNQPPRKAIGFKPDGF, from the coding sequence ATGGAAAATCAAATAATACCCGATGAAGTAATCATGACTAAGATATTTTATATCAGAGGGCAGAAAGTAATGCTTGATAAAGATTTGGCAGAATTGTATGGTACAGAAACAAAAAAGCTTAAGCAACAAGTCAATAGAAATCTGAACAGATTCCCAAACCACTATATGTTTGAGTTGACAAAAGAAGAAAATGAACTTCTAAGGTCGCAAAATGCGACCTTAAAGAAAGGGGAACATTCCAAATACTTGCCATTTGTTTTTACGGAACATGGTATTTTAATGTTATCTAATGTGCTTAAAAGTGAAAGCGCGGTAAAGGTAAGTATTCGGATTATAGATGTTTTTGTCAGGCTAAGGGAGGTCTATGCCGAGCAAACGGAAGTTTGGTTAGCTATTGAAAAGATAAAATCCAAGCTTGATAATCAGGATAAGAATATGGAAATAGTATTCCGTTATCTTGACGAGCTAATCGATAAAAAAGACAACCAACCGCCACGAAAAGCAATTGGCTTTAAACCAGACGGTTTTTAA
- a CDS encoding chemotaxis protein CheB — protein MLKVDPHHIIAIGASAGGMEEINSFFDHTPLDGVSYVIIQHLSADFKSRMLDLLTRHSKLIVEEAEDGMKVQCNQVYLIPSNKYMTIRGGNLYLTEKEKIQGPHLTINTFFESLAESYEKKAIGIVLSGLGSDGTEGIKAIKRAGGMVMARDPKTSEFSSMPTHAIATGLVDFVLEPALMPGAIEDYVKQEGNSVTDNRDDEKDLLAIIDLIKERSPLDFSDYKQATILRRTKKRASIHNFNTLGKYLSYLKEAPLEVDALAKEFLISVTSFFRDTEAFDFIQNKVLPDILEKLTPDEELKMWVAGCATGEEVYSLAISIAEQLTGRLSDTVVKLFATDIDSDALIHAGKGVYSKIISKNMSQERLEKYFFKEGENYRAKSVIRKMVIFAKHDLVKNPPYCNMHLISCRNLLIYMAPVLQKKIFTMMLFGLKKDGYLFLGSSENPMPIIKNLEVVNKKWKIYKNLETKRAISFEAFSMPDVPDTKHTPPHFSSGAAKNTNHNNLSEEIHESLANKLDYLAVCIDEHNQVVRSYGDTTKYLLHKHFSSDLTELLPKPLAVAFNTLSTEVLKTNESVVLNGIKIKRGQHMVSVSLSISPLILKGREKFLWVTFSEDKSALPIQKNAVYDEKIYLDQYIVNLEEERKELKDKLYASNEKLDASNENMQSFNEELISANEEMQSTNEEMQSVNEELHTINSDYQLKNKELLEINDDLNNYFRSNINGQLFIDNELRLMKFSPGTVKQINLLETDIGRPLSNISTNIKFETIIDDIKKVLAEGCVITKEIETNNGKWYQIMTMPYVQQADHINNGAIITFNDITELKRIQQELDISNKTLGMAIDSAQMGIWSIDVETREFIPSPRLKELFGFHADEPMSYESTIGQIDSTYQPGVTGAIEAAITRGEVCDVEFPLKGFHDGKLRWVRANGNLTHDQDGKPGYFTGVMHDVTVHKQDDIRKSDFIAMASHELKTPLTTLRAYVQMLAAKADKAGDAFAVGALEKANIQVKKMSALINGFLSASSFEAGKIYLNEQPFELNTLLKEIVEDMILITQSHYIIVTSDCNIIVCADRDKIGQVITNFLSNAIKYSAKGKSITVSCRETKDVVEVSITDEGLGIAPQDQEKLFDRYYRVENEQTQNISGFGLGLYLSAEIIQRHKGKVWVESEMNKGSTFYFNLPL, from the coding sequence ATGCTGAAAGTCGATCCCCATCACATCATTGCCATTGGCGCCTCCGCGGGCGGTATGGAAGAGATCAATTCCTTTTTTGATCACACCCCTTTAGATGGGGTATCCTATGTAATTATTCAACACTTATCAGCCGATTTTAAAAGCAGGATGCTCGACTTGTTGACCCGACACAGCAAGCTTATTGTTGAGGAAGCCGAAGATGGCATGAAAGTGCAATGTAACCAGGTATACCTCATCCCCAGCAATAAATACATGACCATACGCGGGGGAAACCTGTATTTAACCGAAAAAGAAAAAATCCAGGGCCCGCATTTAACCATCAACACCTTTTTTGAATCCCTTGCTGAAAGCTATGAAAAAAAAGCCATTGGCATCGTGCTGTCTGGTTTAGGATCCGACGGCACGGAAGGTATAAAAGCCATAAAAAGAGCAGGCGGAATGGTGATGGCCCGCGACCCTAAAACTTCGGAGTTTAGCAGTATGCCCACCCATGCTATCGCTACGGGATTGGTTGATTTTGTATTGGAACCCGCCTTAATGCCCGGGGCGATTGAAGATTATGTAAAACAAGAAGGAAATTCAGTAACAGATAATCGGGATGATGAGAAAGATCTTTTGGCCATTATCGACCTGATCAAAGAAAGATCGCCGCTTGATTTTTCGGACTATAAACAAGCAACCATATTACGACGAACAAAAAAAAGAGCTTCGATCCATAATTTTAATACGCTGGGAAAATACCTGAGCTACTTAAAAGAAGCTCCCCTGGAGGTAGACGCCCTGGCCAAAGAGTTCCTCATCAGCGTTACTTCCTTTTTCCGGGATACAGAAGCTTTTGATTTTATACAAAATAAGGTATTACCCGATATACTGGAAAAACTAACCCCGGACGAAGAACTGAAAATGTGGGTTGCCGGCTGCGCTACAGGCGAGGAGGTTTATTCATTGGCTATATCGATAGCGGAACAGTTAACGGGTCGATTATCGGACACCGTAGTAAAGCTATTCGCTACGGATATTGACAGCGACGCGTTGATTCATGCGGGCAAAGGGGTTTATAGTAAAATCATTTCCAAAAACATGTCCCAGGAACGGCTCGAAAAGTATTTTTTTAAAGAGGGTGAGAACTACCGGGCAAAGTCGGTTATCCGTAAAATGGTGATCTTTGCCAAGCATGACCTGGTAAAAAATCCGCCTTACTGCAATATGCACCTGATCAGCTGCCGTAACCTGCTCATCTATATGGCGCCTGTTTTGCAAAAGAAAATATTTACCATGATGCTTTTCGGGCTTAAAAAAGATGGTTATTTATTTTTAGGATCGAGCGAAAACCCCATGCCCATTATCAAAAACCTGGAAGTGGTCAATAAAAAATGGAAGATCTATAAAAACCTCGAAACCAAACGGGCTATAAGCTTTGAAGCATTCTCCATGCCCGATGTGCCGGATACCAAACACACGCCGCCTCACTTTTCATCCGGCGCAGCTAAAAACACCAATCATAATAATTTGTCCGAAGAAATTCATGAAAGCCTGGCCAACAAGCTGGATTACCTGGCTGTTTGTATTGATGAACATAACCAGGTGGTGCGCTCATACGGAGATACTACAAAATACCTGCTCCATAAACATTTCAGTTCTGACCTGACCGAACTTTTACCAAAACCTCTTGCCGTAGCTTTCAACACCCTGAGCACAGAGGTTTTAAAAACAAACGAAAGTGTTGTGCTTAACGGCATAAAAATTAAACGGGGTCAGCATATGGTTAGCGTTAGCTTGTCCATCAGTCCATTAATATTAAAAGGCAGGGAAAAATTTTTATGGGTAACTTTTAGTGAGGATAAATCTGCCCTGCCGATACAAAAAAACGCCGTATATGATGAAAAGATCTACCTGGATCAATACATCGTTAACCTGGAAGAGGAACGGAAGGAATTAAAGGACAAACTTTATGCCTCTAATGAAAAGCTGGATGCTTCTAATGAGAACATGCAATCTTTTAATGAGGAGCTGATCTCGGCCAATGAGGAAATGCAAAGCACTAACGAAGAAATGCAATCCGTAAATGAGGAACTGCATACCATTAATTCAGATTACCAGCTAAAAAATAAAGAACTGCTGGAAATTAATGACGATTTGAATAATTATTTCAGGAGTAATATCAACGGACAACTATTTATTGATAATGAGCTACGTTTAATGAAATTTTCGCCTGGAACGGTAAAACAGATCAACCTGCTGGAAACGGATATCGGCAGGCCGCTCAGCAATATTTCTACCAATATCAAATTCGAAACCATTATAGACGATATTAAAAAGGTATTGGCAGAAGGGTGCGTCATTACTAAAGAAATTGAAACCAATAACGGTAAATGGTACCAGATCATGACCATGCCTTATGTGCAGCAGGCAGACCATATTAACAATGGCGCCATCATTACATTTAATGATATCACAGAGTTAAAAAGGATCCAGCAGGAACTGGATATCAGCAATAAAACACTGGGCATGGCTATCGACTCTGCCCAAATGGGAATCTGGTCAATAGACGTAGAAACCCGGGAGTTTATTCCATCACCGCGCCTTAAAGAGTTGTTTGGTTTTCATGCCGATGAGCCAATGAGCTATGAATCAACCATTGGCCAGATTGATAGTACCTATCAGCCAGGTGTAACAGGTGCTATTGAAGCGGCCATTACCCGTGGGGAAGTATGTGATGTAGAATTTCCGCTGAAGGGGTTTCACGATGGAAAACTGCGTTGGGTGAGGGCTAATGGAAACCTTACGCACGACCAGGATGGCAAACCGGGATATTTTACAGGAGTAATGCATGATGTTACCGTGCACAAGCAGGATGACATCCGAAAAAGTGATTTTATTGCCATGGCGAGCCATGAGCTCAAAACACCGTTAACAACGCTACGGGCCTATGTACAGATGTTAGCTGCCAAAGCTGATAAAGCCGGGGACGCTTTTGCCGTTGGTGCACTGGAGAAGGCTAATATACAGGTGAAGAAAATGTCGGCTCTGATCAATGGCTTTTTGAGCGCATCGAGCTTTGAAGCAGGTAAAATTTACCTGAATGAGCAGCCTTTTGAGTTGAATACCTTACTGAAGGAAATTGTGGAGGACATGATATTGATCACCCAAAGCCACTATATTATTGTAACTTCCGATTGTAATATAATTGTTTGTGCCGACAGGGACAAGATAGGTCAGGTGATAACCAACTTTTTAAGCAATGCGATCAAGTATTCGGCAAAAGGAAAAAGCATCACAGTTTCCTGCCGGGAAACGAAGGACGTAGTTGAGGTGAGCATAACAGACGAAGGCTTGGGCATAGCGCCACAGGACCAGGAAAAACTGTTCGATCGTTATTACCGCGTTGAAAACGAACAAACACAAAACATTTCGGGTTTCGGGCTGGGCCTTTACCTATCGGCCGAGATCATCCAAAGACATAAGGGTAAAGTATGGGTGGAAAGCGAAATGAATAAAGGATCAACATTTTACTTTAATTTACCTTTATAG
- a CDS encoding BamA/TamA family outer membrane protein: MRTNSIFQAALFLLCFIPATLLAQDASNMIPKQGTVKDTSRQTDLIDIAKNLFNINPKEPRVQREKKIYFTFLPIPGSVPGGAGRALITSTTAGTYLGPQSTTNLSSASFAPYWNLKSRFGLPLRSSIWLKDNTWNIQGDIRFLVYPQYTWGLGSKNAPNDKTLVDDNYIRFYQSALKQITPYFFAGGGYNIDYRSSIKSDDPAVDLKQFTGYAYGTGGSSVSSGINLNLLYDTRNNSINPLPGSYVNVVYRINPKFMGSNDNWNSLYVDVRKYLPLNPANKNQQNMLAFWSYFWTVFNSNAPYLDLPSIGWDPYNRSGEGMDQNRYRGKSLFYVESEYRRDITDNGLLGFVLFANVNTVSGSGTLFKSWHPAAGSGLRIKFNKGSNTNIGIDYGFSKGYNAVVLNIGEAF; encoded by the coding sequence ATGAGAACTAATAGTATATTTCAAGCGGCCTTGTTTCTGCTATGCTTTATTCCTGCTACGTTGCTGGCACAGGACGCATCAAACATGATCCCCAAACAAGGCACGGTGAAAGATACGTCGCGGCAAACCGACCTGATCGATATCGCAAAGAACCTGTTTAATATCAATCCTAAGGAACCGAGGGTACAGCGGGAAAAGAAGATATATTTTACTTTCCTGCCTATTCCGGGCTCGGTACCTGGTGGTGCGGGAAGAGCATTGATCACCAGTACCACGGCCGGCACTTACCTGGGGCCGCAAAGTACGACGAATCTATCCAGCGCTAGTTTTGCACCTTACTGGAATCTGAAGAGTCGTTTTGGTCTTCCTTTACGTTCCAGCATTTGGTTGAAGGATAACACCTGGAATATCCAGGGTGATATTCGTTTCTTAGTTTATCCCCAATATACCTGGGGCCTGGGCAGCAAAAATGCGCCTAACGATAAGACCCTAGTTGATGATAATTATATTCGTTTTTACCAAAGTGCGCTCAAGCAGATCACACCTTACTTTTTTGCGGGGGGCGGTTATAATATCGACTACCGGAGCAGTATAAAAAGTGATGACCCGGCAGTCGACCTAAAGCAGTTTACCGGCTATGCTTATGGCACTGGTGGCAGCTCTGTTTCTTCGGGTATTAACCTGAACCTGTTGTATGATACCCGTAACAATTCTATTAACCCGTTGCCAGGTTCTTATGTTAACGTTGTCTACCGTATTAATCCGAAGTTCATGGGGAGCAATGATAACTGGAATTCCTTGTACGTCGATGTCAGAAAATACCTGCCGCTGAATCCGGCTAATAAGAATCAGCAAAACATGCTGGCCTTCTGGTCATACTTCTGGACGGTGTTCAATAGTAACGCGCCATATCTGGATCTGCCCAGCATTGGCTGGGATCCTTATAATCGTTCGGGTGAGGGTATGGATCAGAACCGTTACCGCGGGAAATCCTTATTTTACGTGGAAAGTGAATACCGGCGGGATATTACCGACAATGGCTTACTGGGTTTCGTGCTTTTTGCCAATGTCAATACTGTCAGTGGTTCAGGTACTTTATTTAAATCCTGGCACCCGGCCGCTGGCTCCGGGCTGCGGATAAAATTCAATAAAGGATCCAATACCAATATCGGCATCGATTATGGTTTCAGCAAAGGGTATAATGCTGTGGTGTTGAATATCGGCGAAGCATTTTAA
- a CDS encoding pyridoxal phosphate-dependent aminotransferase has product MPKISKKGQRMPASPIRKLTPFADKAKQDGKKVYHLNIGQPDIATPDGMLNAIKNIDFKVWAYTPSEGTLSYRKKLTEYYNKLDYNITPEDIIVTTGGSEAITIAMMACLDSGDEVIIPEPFYANYNGFASQGDIVVKPILSYIDNGFALPPISEFEKLITDKTRAIIICNPNNPTGYLYSKEEMEALKQLVLKHDLYLFSDEAYREFCYDGRSFISPVHMDGLEENVVILDTVSKRYSACGARLGCLITKNKELRTTALKFAQARLSAGMVEQIAGEAAVDTPDSYFEAVNKEYTSRRNTLVNALNKMDGVYCPNPGGAFYVVAKLPIDDADKFCQWMLECFSLSNETVMMAPATGFYSTPGAGLNEVRMAYVLNNNDLKKAMICLDEALKVYPGRVVAESLKQKAESV; this is encoded by the coding sequence ATGCCAAAAATATCTAAAAAAGGGCAGCGGATGCCCGCATCACCGATACGTAAATTGACACCTTTTGCTGATAAAGCAAAGCAGGATGGGAAAAAGGTGTATCATCTCAACATCGGCCAACCCGATATTGCAACACCCGATGGCATGCTGAATGCCATTAAAAATATTGATTTTAAGGTTTGGGCCTATACCCCAAGTGAGGGCACATTAAGCTATCGCAAAAAGCTTACTGAATATTATAACAAGTTGGATTATAATATTACTCCCGAAGATATTATTGTTACCACAGGAGGTTCGGAAGCGATTACAATTGCCATGATGGCCTGCCTTGATTCGGGCGATGAAGTGATTATCCCTGAACCTTTTTATGCCAATTATAATGGATTTGCAAGCCAGGGCGATATTGTGGTTAAGCCTATATTGTCATACATTGATAATGGTTTCGCGCTCCCTCCTATCAGCGAATTTGAAAAACTGATTACAGATAAAACCAGGGCCATCATCATATGCAATCCTAACAATCCTACCGGGTATTTATACTCAAAAGAAGAGATGGAAGCATTGAAACAACTGGTTTTAAAGCATGACCTTTACCTTTTTTCGGATGAAGCTTACCGCGAGTTTTGCTATGATGGCCGTTCATTTATATCACCGGTGCACATGGATGGGCTTGAAGAAAACGTTGTAATATTGGATACGGTAAGCAAACGCTACAGCGCGTGCGGCGCCCGGTTAGGCTGTCTGATCACTAAAAATAAAGAGTTGCGTACCACAGCTTTAAAATTTGCCCAGGCCCGTTTAAGCGCAGGCATGGTTGAACAAATTGCCGGCGAAGCTGCAGTTGATACTCCGGATAGCTATTTTGAAGCCGTAAATAAAGAATATACCAGCAGGCGCAACACACTTGTTAATGCATTGAACAAAATGGATGGCGTTTATTGCCCTAATCCGGGCGGGGCTTTTTATGTGGTTGCCAAATTACCTATTGACGATGCCGACAAGTTTTGCCAATGGATGCTTGAATGCTTCAGCCTCAGCAATGAAACGGTGATGATGGCCCCTGCCACCGGCTTTTACAGCACACCGGGCGCGGGATTAAATGAAGTGCGTATGGCATACGTCTTAAATAATAACGACCTTAAAAAAGCGATGATTTGTTTGGATGAAGCATTGAAAGTTTATCCGGGCCGCGTGGTAGCTGAAAGCTTAAAGCAAAAGGCAGAAAGCGTTTGA
- a CDS encoding zeta toxin family protein: MKQPQLYVFAGPNGAGKSTLSASMLAPGTPIFDGDKEIALLRQQFPTTDSGNLFEAVNGHIFSDWKNKAKKERIDCAFETNFRSADVMNSVKEFKDQGYATRLIFFGLDNVEASIDRVKLRVLNGGHEVSLDNIKANYESGLKNLERYYFAFDSVHIVKGFPTNEQDIKLSSYLTLEQGHFKERAEQLPDWVNKLIKSIDLKQSQKLLEDQKEEQKQQLKQNNGQDQGGRIKR, translated from the coding sequence ATGAAACAACCGCAATTGTATGTTTTTGCCGGACCCAATGGTGCCGGTAAGAGCACGTTGTCGGCTAGTATGCTTGCACCTGGCACGCCTATATTTGATGGCGATAAAGAAATAGCACTGCTAAGGCAGCAATTTCCAACTACAGACAGCGGGAATCTTTTTGAGGCTGTAAACGGACACATTTTTTCGGACTGGAAAAATAAGGCAAAAAAGGAACGTATCGACTGCGCATTTGAAACCAATTTCAGGTCGGCTGATGTGATGAACTCGGTAAAGGAATTTAAGGACCAGGGCTATGCAACCCGGTTAATATTTTTCGGTCTCGATAACGTGGAAGCATCTATTGACCGGGTAAAACTCCGGGTTTTGAATGGCGGACATGAAGTTAGTCTCGACAATATTAAAGCAAACTATGAATCGGGACTTAAAAATTTAGAGCGTTATTATTTTGCTTTTGATTCTGTACATATCGTTAAAGGCTTCCCGACAAATGAGCAGGATATCAAATTAAGTTCTTACTTAACCCTAGAACAAGGTCATTTCAAAGAACGAGCTGAACAATTGCCGGATTGGGTCAACAAATTGATAAAAAGCATAGATCTAAAACAATCTCAGAAACTTCTTGAAGATCAAAAGGAGGAACAAAAACAACAATTAAAGCAAAATAATGGGCAAGATCAAGGCGGTAGAATTAAGCGATAA